The proteins below are encoded in one region of Streptomyces marianii:
- a CDS encoding type III secretion system chaperone family protein, whose translation MADARQIIEAYLKDAELEWECPEPGSYVVTLPGTRKLATTCSLRVGRHTLSVNAFVIRHPDENEAGVHRWLLERNLKLFGVSYAVDRLGDVYLVGRLPLSAVGPDELDRLLGTVLEAADGAFNSLLELGFAGAIRKEYAWRVARGESTRNLEAFTHLTQRATD comes from the coding sequence ATGGCTGACGCTCGGCAGATCATCGAGGCGTACCTCAAGGACGCGGAACTCGAGTGGGAGTGCCCGGAGCCCGGCTCCTACGTCGTCACCCTCCCCGGCACGCGCAAGCTCGCCACGACCTGCTCCCTCCGCGTCGGCCGGCACACGCTCTCCGTCAACGCCTTCGTCATCCGCCACCCCGACGAGAACGAGGCCGGCGTCCACCGCTGGCTGCTGGAGCGCAACCTCAAGCTGTTCGGGGTGAGCTATGCGGTCGACCGGCTCGGTGATGTCTACCTCGTCGGCAGGCTGCCGCTGTCGGCGGTCGGCCCCGACGAGCTCGACCGGCTGCTCGGGACGGTCCTGGAGGCGGCGGACGGCGCGTTCAACTCCCTCCTGGAGCTCGGGTTCGCCGGAGCCATCCGCAAGGAGTACGCCTGGCGGGTGGCCCGCGGCGAATCCACCCGGAACCTCGAGGCGTTCACGCATCTGACCCAGCGGGCCACGGACTGA
- a CDS encoding MDR family MFS transporter, with protein sequence MYVAALRRAAKESVSGLPRAFWWLWTSTLVNRLGAFVATYTALYLTLERGHSASYAGLVAALHGLGGVVSSLGAGVMADRLGRRPTLLIAQTSTAASVALLGFMEHPVAIAAVAGLVGMTSNASRPAVQAMMADIVRPEDRVRAFSLNYWAINLGFAISSAGAGLVAEYSYLAGFLGEAALTLVCAVVVFVKLPESRPERITTAGKAEPGTSLGSVLRDGRYMGVVGLSFLLALIFMQSSVALPVAMGMDGWSPSDYGLVIALNGVLIVALQIPVTRLIEHRDPRRLLVVSALLAGYGFGLTAFAGSLGVYALTVVVWTLAEIVNSPTQMGLVVRLSPVHGRGRYQGVHTLSWSAAALIAPLMAGYVIDHWGAAWLWASCAVIGTVAALGYWLLMRGLPDGPGATGERAPSAVPVRPAAPAPAGHAPTDSAPPTALVPPTEHVAARPSGGAGGGAGTEPGTGAGGHTGTSSGTDAGEGEDTGRDTSGMTAAAVGETGA encoded by the coding sequence ATGTACGTAGCCGCGCTCAGACGGGCCGCGAAGGAGAGCGTCTCGGGTCTGCCCCGGGCGTTCTGGTGGCTGTGGACCAGCACCCTGGTCAACCGGCTCGGCGCCTTCGTCGCCACCTACACCGCCCTGTACCTCACGCTGGAGCGCGGCCACTCCGCCTCGTACGCCGGACTCGTCGCCGCCCTGCACGGGCTCGGCGGCGTCGTCTCGTCGCTCGGCGCCGGAGTCATGGCCGACCGGCTCGGGCGCCGGCCCACCCTGCTGATCGCCCAGACCTCGACCGCCGCCTCAGTGGCCCTGCTCGGGTTCATGGAGCACCCGGTGGCGATCGCCGCCGTCGCCGGTCTCGTCGGCATGACGAGCAACGCCTCCCGGCCTGCCGTGCAGGCGATGATGGCGGACATCGTCCGGCCCGAGGACCGGGTGCGGGCCTTCTCCCTCAACTACTGGGCGATCAACCTGGGGTTCGCCATCTCCTCCGCGGGCGCCGGACTCGTCGCCGAGTACAGCTATCTCGCCGGCTTCCTCGGCGAGGCCGCGCTCACCCTCGTCTGCGCGGTCGTCGTCTTCGTCAAACTGCCGGAATCCCGGCCGGAGCGCATCACCACGGCCGGGAAGGCGGAGCCCGGCACCAGCCTCGGCTCCGTGCTGCGCGACGGGCGCTACATGGGCGTCGTCGGGCTGTCCTTCCTCCTCGCCCTCATCTTCATGCAGAGCTCGGTCGCCCTGCCGGTCGCGATGGGCATGGACGGCTGGTCGCCCTCGGACTACGGCTTGGTCATCGCGCTGAACGGCGTGCTCATCGTCGCGCTCCAGATCCCGGTCACCCGGCTGATCGAGCACCGCGACCCCCGGCGCCTGCTCGTCGTCTCCGCCCTGCTCGCCGGATACGGCTTCGGCCTCACCGCGTTCGCCGGCTCGCTCGGCGTCTACGCGCTGACCGTCGTCGTGTGGACGCTCGCCGAGATCGTCAACTCCCCCACGCAGATGGGCCTGGTGGTCCGGCTCTCGCCGGTGCACGGCCGCGGCCGCTACCAGGGTGTCCACACCCTCTCCTGGTCGGCGGCGGCGCTGATCGCCCCGCTGATGGCGGGGTACGTCATCGACCACTGGGGCGCCGCCTGGCTGTGGGCGTCCTGCGCGGTCATCGGCACCGTGGCGGCGCTGGGCTACTGGCTGCTGATGCGCGGACTGCCGGACGGCCCCGGGGCGACCGGGGAGCGGGCGCCCTCCGCGGTGCCGGTGCGGCCGGCCGCACCGGCACCGGCCGGACACGCGCCGACGGACTCCGCGCCGCCGACGGCCCTGGTACCGCCGACGGAACACGTGGCGGCACGGCCCTCCGGGGGAGCGGGCGGCGGGGCCGGGACCGAGCCCGGAACCGGGGCCGGCGGACACACGGGCACGAGCTCGGGCACGGACGCGGGTGAGGGCGAGGACACGGGCAGGGACACGAGCGGCATGACCGCGGCAGCCGTCGGGGAGACCGGCGCCTGA
- a CDS encoding phosphoglyceromutase: MADATYKLILLRHGESEWNAKNLFTGWVDVNLTEKGEKEAVRGGELVKDAGLLPDVVHTSLQKRAIRTAQLALEAADRHWIPVHRSWRLNERHYGALQGKDKAQTLAEFGEEQFMLWRRSYDVPPPPIDDDNEFSQAHDARYATIPPELRPRTECLKDVVVRMLPYWYDAIVPDLLTGRTVLVAAHGNSLRALVKHLDGISDADIAGLNIPTGIPLAYDLDADFKPVNPGGTYLDPEAAAAAIEAVKNQGKKK; this comes from the coding sequence ATGGCCGACGCGACGTACAAGCTGATCCTCCTCCGCCACGGCGAGAGCGAGTGGAACGCGAAGAACCTGTTCACCGGCTGGGTGGACGTCAACCTCACCGAGAAGGGCGAGAAGGAGGCTGTCCGCGGCGGCGAGCTGGTCAAGGACGCCGGTCTGCTCCCCGACGTGGTGCACACCTCGCTCCAGAAGCGCGCCATCCGCACCGCCCAGCTCGCGCTGGAGGCCGCGGACCGCCACTGGATCCCGGTGCACCGCTCCTGGCGTCTGAACGAGCGCCACTACGGCGCCCTGCAGGGCAAGGACAAGGCGCAGACCCTGGCGGAGTTCGGCGAGGAGCAGTTCATGCTGTGGCGCCGCTCCTACGACGTCCCGCCGCCGCCGATCGACGACGACAACGAGTTCTCCCAGGCGCACGACGCCCGCTACGCGACGATCCCGCCGGAGCTGCGCCCGCGCACGGAGTGCCTCAAGGACGTCGTCGTCCGCATGCTGCCGTACTGGTACGACGCCATCGTCCCGGACCTGCTGACCGGCCGCACGGTCCTCGTCGCCGCCCACGGCAACAGCCTGCGCGCCCTGGTCAAGCACCTGGACGGTATCTCCGACGCCGATATCGCGGGCCTGAACATCCCGACGGGCATCCCGCTGGCCTACGACCTGGACGCCGACTTCAAGCCGGTGAACCCGGGCGGGACGTACCTCGACCCGGAGGCCGCAGCCGCGGCGATCGAGGCGGTCAAGAACCAGGGCAAGAAGAAGTAA
- a CDS encoding tyrosine-type recombinase/integrase, which produces MAGHIQDRWYKTEVGPDGKTRKVKSERYGTGMRYRARYVGPDGTEKSKSFPDRQKRLAEQWLSHTEADMARGQYIDPRAARITFQQYAETWVTHAPDPNTQASMESQLRLHAFPYLGSRPLGSFQPAHIRDWVRQLQENGVRGSYARTIYSNVRAALSAAVDDGHLPRNPCAARSVRPPAVDTKRVVPWTPEQVFAVRAGMPERYQAMVDLGGGCGLRQGEILGVAVDAIDFASGTLHVVQQLKLSRSKPVFAPPKGGKLRDVPLPGPVTEALRAHTKQFPPVEITLPWKMADGPPLTKRLIFTGPRGGHVWRTSLNEEVWKRALASAGVIPERKPGESYAESRENGMHALRHFYASVLLDAGENIKALAEYLGHSDPGLTLRVYAHLMPSSQERTRNAIAHAYEEFRHRI; this is translated from the coding sequence ATGGCTGGGCACATTCAAGACCGCTGGTACAAGACCGAGGTCGGGCCCGATGGGAAGACGCGCAAGGTCAAGAGCGAACGCTACGGCACGGGTATGCGCTATCGCGCGCGCTACGTCGGCCCGGACGGCACCGAGAAGTCGAAGAGCTTCCCCGACCGGCAGAAGCGGCTGGCTGAACAGTGGTTGTCTCACACCGAGGCGGACATGGCGCGCGGGCAGTACATCGACCCGCGCGCGGCCCGGATCACGTTCCAGCAGTACGCCGAGACCTGGGTGACCCACGCGCCGGATCCGAACACTCAGGCGTCAATGGAGTCGCAGCTTCGGCTGCACGCCTTTCCGTACCTGGGCTCGCGCCCTCTAGGCTCCTTCCAGCCCGCTCACATACGCGACTGGGTGAGGCAGTTACAGGAGAACGGTGTCCGTGGCTCGTACGCCCGGACGATCTACTCCAACGTGCGGGCAGCTCTGAGCGCGGCCGTCGACGACGGGCACCTTCCCCGGAACCCGTGTGCCGCCCGCTCGGTCCGTCCACCGGCTGTGGACACCAAACGCGTCGTCCCTTGGACGCCAGAACAGGTCTTCGCCGTCCGGGCCGGCATGCCCGAGCGCTACCAAGCCATGGTCGACCTGGGCGGCGGCTGCGGTCTCCGCCAGGGGGAGATCCTGGGGGTCGCCGTCGACGCCATCGACTTCGCGTCGGGCACACTCCACGTGGTCCAACAGCTGAAGCTGAGCCGCAGCAAGCCCGTGTTCGCCCCGCCCAAGGGCGGCAAGCTGCGGGATGTACCGCTTCCTGGGCCGGTCACAGAAGCACTCCGGGCACATACGAAGCAGTTCCCGCCGGTCGAGATCACCTTGCCGTGGAAGATGGCCGACGGGCCTCCGCTAACCAAGCGGCTGATCTTCACCGGACCTCGCGGCGGCCACGTCTGGCGTACGTCTCTCAACGAAGAGGTCTGGAAGCGTGCGCTGGCCTCAGCCGGGGTGATCCCCGAGCGCAAGCCGGGTGAGTCGTACGCCGAGTCCCGCGAGAACGGCATGCACGCCCTCCGCCACTTCTATGCCTCGGTGCTCCTGGACGCCGGGGAGAACATCAAGGCCCTCGCCGAGTACCTCGGTCACTCAGACCCGGGCCTAACGCTCCGCGTCTACGCGCACCTCATGCCGTCCAGCCAGGAGCGCACGCGAAATGCGATCGCTCACGCATACGAAGAATTTAGGCACAGAATCTGA
- a CDS encoding helix-turn-helix transcriptional regulator, translating to MADRRRSLAGTATESRPLPSRYLTPEDLVEMFELPSVETVYQWRRKRTGPRGFRVGRHLRFDPADVRAWVDVQRDGMAA from the coding sequence ATGGCTGACCGACGCCGTTCCTTGGCGGGGACGGCCACCGAGTCGCGCCCCCTGCCTTCGCGGTACCTGACCCCCGAGGACCTGGTGGAGATGTTCGAGCTGCCGAGCGTCGAGACGGTCTACCAGTGGCGACGCAAGCGCACCGGTCCCCGAGGCTTCCGAGTCGGCCGGCACTTGCGCTTCGACCCGGCGGACGTGCGGGCCTGGGTGGACGTTCAGCGCGATGGGATGGCTGCCTGA
- a CDS encoding replication initiator yields the protein MPALLRQLSGLGGCTHPIRLDGHRTEYDVNTRTGEVGTVLNHLDSTTLPSGHLLVRCNNRRTTRCAACAEVYRRDTFHLITSGLRGGKGVPERVAVHPRVFATFTAPGFGPVHNRPTGPARTVRPCRCGTLHDQDDAELGAPLDPDTYDYEAAVLWNAHAGALWRRFSTYLRREVAKRAGLTQRAFREYARVSFAKVAEYQKRGAVHFHAVIRIDGPEGGATAPPAWATPELLTDAIRAAATAVRVDGPVIDGRAHTFTFGRQLDVRTIRSADFNDGQELTERAVAAYIAKYATKGAETATGALDRPLKFLAELAQLDISDHGRRMIRTAWTLGARKELAELRLRAWAHMLGFRGHFSTKSRRYSTTLGALRDARADWRRAQAVPTLPGEGETTLVLAHWVFAGTGLSAAEAWLTASLEPALGTEGEPTHG from the coding sequence ATGCCGGCTCTACTGCGTCAGCTCTCCGGCCTGGGTGGCTGCACGCATCCGATCCGCCTCGACGGTCACCGGACCGAGTACGACGTGAACACCCGGACCGGCGAAGTCGGAACCGTCCTTAACCACCTCGACTCGACGACCCTCCCGTCCGGTCACCTCCTGGTCCGCTGCAACAACCGCCGTACAACCCGCTGCGCGGCATGCGCGGAGGTCTACCGCCGCGACACCTTCCACCTGATCACCTCCGGCCTGCGCGGAGGCAAGGGCGTCCCGGAACGCGTCGCCGTCCATCCCCGCGTCTTCGCCACCTTCACCGCCCCCGGCTTCGGCCCGGTCCACAACCGCCCCACCGGCCCAGCCCGAACAGTCCGACCCTGCCGCTGCGGCACCCTCCACGACCAGGACGACGCCGAACTCGGCGCCCCACTCGACCCCGACACCTACGACTACGAAGCCGCCGTCCTCTGGAACGCGCACGCGGGTGCACTCTGGCGCCGCTTCTCCACCTACCTCCGCCGCGAAGTCGCCAAGCGCGCCGGCCTCACGCAACGAGCCTTCCGGGAGTACGCCCGGGTGTCCTTCGCCAAAGTCGCCGAGTACCAGAAACGCGGCGCCGTTCACTTCCACGCCGTCATCCGCATCGACGGCCCGGAAGGGGGCGCCACCGCACCGCCCGCCTGGGCCACCCCCGAACTCCTCACCGACGCCATCCGCGCCGCCGCAACCGCAGTCCGTGTCGATGGCCCCGTCATCGACGGCCGCGCCCACACCTTCACCTTCGGCCGCCAACTCGACGTCCGGACCATCCGATCCGCCGACTTCAACGACGGCCAGGAGCTCACCGAACGGGCCGTCGCCGCGTACATCGCCAAGTACGCCACCAAGGGTGCCGAAACCGCGACCGGTGCCCTCGACCGCCCGCTGAAGTTCCTCGCCGAACTCGCGCAGCTCGACATCAGCGACCACGGCCGCCGCATGATCCGAACCGCCTGGACTCTCGGCGCCCGTAAGGAACTTGCAGAACTCCGCCTCCGAGCCTGGGCCCACATGCTCGGCTTCCGCGGCCACTTCTCCACCAAGTCGCGCCGCTACTCCACCACCCTCGGCGCCCTCCGTGATGCCCGTGCCGACTGGCGCCGCGCACAGGCCGTGCCGACCCTCCCGGGGGAGGGCGAAACGACGCTCGTCCTCGCTCACTGGGTGTTCGCCGGAACCGGCCTAAGCGCCGCAGAAGCCTGGCTTACTGCCTCCCTCGAACCGGCCCTAGGAACGGAAGGAGAGCCCACACATGGCTGA
- a CDS encoding SpdD protein, with amino-acid sequence MFLPKYPANPTPPPAHSHTTVDPAPVQRTAPQISVSTGAVTAVLVGGVVLTALLAAVAVTAISVAVAAVVLRSMLRDQHRF; translated from the coding sequence GTGTTCCTGCCCAAGTACCCCGCCAACCCCACCCCGCCGCCCGCGCACAGCCACACCACGGTTGATCCGGCACCCGTGCAGCGCACGGCGCCGCAGATCTCCGTCAGTACTGGAGCGGTCACGGCCGTCCTCGTCGGCGGTGTCGTCCTGACCGCGCTCCTGGCCGCCGTCGCCGTCACGGCCATCTCGGTGGCAGTCGCTGCCGTCGTCCTGCGCTCGATGCTCCGCGACCAGCACCGCTTCTGA